One region of Hoeflea sp. 108 genomic DNA includes:
- a CDS encoding 2OG-Fe(II) oxygenase — translation MEVTRIIPPNAIAENVDWPRVLAELDEFGTALTGPLLDRETCRALRGLYDGDGHFRSRIVMQRHGFGSGEYKYFADPLPDMISALRHGFYERLAPFASRWNERMGIATRYPPDLDAFLAECHADGQTRPTPLLLKYGADDYNCLHQDVYGTHLFPVQLVILLSEPGEEFDGGELVMTEQRPRMQSRAEVVPLHMGCGALFAVNDRPKAGSRGDYRVKMRHGVSRIRSGERFTLGIIFHDAK, via the coding sequence ATGGAAGTCACACGCATCATCCCGCCCAACGCCATAGCCGAGAACGTTGATTGGCCGCGTGTGCTTGCCGAGCTCGATGAGTTCGGCACCGCTTTGACAGGGCCATTGCTGGATCGCGAAACCTGCCGCGCGCTACGCGGGCTCTACGATGGCGACGGACATTTCCGCAGCCGCATCGTCATGCAGCGCCACGGCTTCGGCTCGGGCGAGTACAAGTATTTCGCCGATCCGCTACCCGACATGATCTCGGCGCTGCGCCATGGCTTCTACGAGCGCCTTGCACCTTTCGCTAGCAGGTGGAACGAGCGCATGGGCATCGCCACGCGCTATCCGCCGGATCTCGATGCCTTCCTGGCCGAATGTCATGCCGACGGCCAGACCAGGCCGACGCCACTGCTGCTCAAATATGGCGCCGACGACTACAATTGCCTGCATCAAGATGTGTACGGCACTCATCTGTTCCCGGTTCAGCTGGTGATTCTGCTGAGCGAACCTGGCGAGGAGTTCGACGGCGGCGAATTGGTCATGACCGAGCAGCGCCCCCGCATGCAGTCACGCGCCGAGGTCGTGCCGCTGCACATGGGCTGTGGCGCGCTGTTTGCCGTCAACGATAGGCCGAAAGCTGGAAGCCGGGGCGATTACAGGGTAAAGATGCGCCACGGCGTCAGCCGCATTCGCTCCGGCGAGCGCTTCACGCTCGGCATCATCTTCCATGATGCGAAATGA
- a CDS encoding AraC family transcriptional regulator, with the protein MNGETAWAVYEARLRRVSAHIHEHLDEELDMDRLADIACLSSYHWHRIYRAIYGETAATTVKRLRLHRAAGDIVGTDLSVGEIAKRSGYPNVQSFNRIFKAVYGMPPARYRREGSHKLFETNRGKASHMFDVQVRTIPDTSLVGVAHQGSYMQIDRAFEQLFGTLYARGQARPDMRMIGVYLDDPDLVAEERLRSIACVNADASAPAAAPLERRAISGGEYAVLRHKGPYAEMHKAYKWLYAEWLPKSGRQLRDALMFEEYLNNPREVTPAELLTDIHLPLV; encoded by the coding sequence ATGAACGGCGAAACGGCATGGGCAGTCTATGAAGCCCGCCTGAGACGGGTTTCTGCCCATATCCACGAGCACCTCGACGAGGAGCTGGATATGGACCGTCTGGCCGACATCGCCTGCCTGTCGAGCTATCACTGGCACAGGATCTACCGCGCCATATACGGCGAAACGGCGGCCACAACGGTCAAGCGCCTAAGGCTGCATCGCGCAGCCGGAGACATCGTGGGAACGGATCTAAGTGTCGGTGAAATTGCAAAGCGGTCTGGCTATCCCAATGTCCAGTCGTTCAACCGCATCTTCAAGGCGGTCTACGGCATGCCGCCGGCGCGCTACCGGAGGGAGGGAAGCCACAAGCTCTTCGAAACCAACAGAGGAAAGGCTTCCCACATGTTCGACGTTCAGGTCCGCACCATCCCAGACACCAGCCTCGTCGGCGTCGCCCATCAAGGCTCCTACATGCAGATCGACAGGGCTTTCGAGCAGCTGTTCGGTACGCTCTACGCCCGCGGCCAGGCGCGACCGGACATGCGCATGATCGGCGTCTATTTGGACGATCCCGATCTTGTCGCCGAAGAAAGGCTGCGCTCCATTGCCTGCGTCAATGCCGATGCCTCGGCACCCGCGGCCGCACCGCTTGAGCGTCGCGCGATTTCGGGCGGTGAGTATGCCGTTCTGCGCCACAAGGGCCCCTATGCCGAGATGCACAAGGCCTACAAGTGGCTCTATGCCGAATGGCTGCCGAAATCGGGCCGTCAGCTGCGCGATGCCCTCATGTTCGAGGAGTATCTCAACAACCCGCGCGAAGTGACGCCCGCAGAGCTTCTGACCGACATCCACCTGCCGCTGGTGTGA
- a CDS encoding NAD(P)-dependent oxidoreductase, which produces MMKIALIGASGFVGNAVLKEAVSRGNKVTAIVRNPAKVATLDGVTAVKADVTDIPALKATIADADIVISAFNGGWGDPDIYAKHSTGSKAIIEAVKAAGKRVVVVGGAGSLEIDGKQLVDGPDFPAAYKDGARAARDALAALRKETGFQWSFISPAIMMAPGERTGKFRLGGDQPVFDAGGQSHISVEDFAVAVVDEAEHPVHTGKRFTLGY; this is translated from the coding sequence ATCATGAAAATCGCTCTCATCGGCGCATCCGGCTTCGTCGGCAATGCCGTGCTCAAGGAAGCCGTATCGCGCGGCAACAAGGTTACGGCCATCGTCCGCAATCCGGCGAAGGTAGCAACGCTCGACGGCGTCACCGCTGTGAAGGCGGACGTTACCGACATCCCGGCGCTCAAGGCGACCATCGCCGATGCCGACATCGTCATCTCCGCCTTCAACGGCGGGTGGGGCGATCCTGATATCTATGCCAAGCACAGCACCGGCTCGAAGGCCATCATCGAAGCCGTCAAGGCGGCCGGCAAGCGCGTGGTCGTGGTCGGTGGCGCCGGCAGCCTCGAAATCGACGGCAAGCAGCTGGTGGACGGTCCGGACTTCCCTGCCGCCTACAAGGATGGCGCCCGCGCCGCCCGCGACGCGCTGGCGGCGCTGCGCAAGGAGACAGGGTTCCAATGGTCGTTCATCTCGCCAGCCATCATGATGGCGCCGGGCGAACGCACCGGCAAGTTCCGCCTCGGCGGCGACCAGCCGGTGTTCGACGCCGGCGGCCAGAGCCACATCTCGGTCGAGGATTTCGCCGTTGCCGTTGTCGATGAGGCCGAGCACCCAGTTCATACCGGCAAACGCTTTACACTGGGCTACTGA
- a CDS encoding DUF3008 family protein — MPATSRAQQKAAGAALAAKRGEINKNELFGASKEMYESMTEKELEEFAQTKHKGLPEHKAKH; from the coding sequence ATGCCCGCCACTTCCAGAGCCCAGCAGAAGGCCGCTGGCGCGGCCCTCGCTGCCAAGCGCGGCGAAATCAACAAGAACGAACTCTTCGGTGCGTCGAAGGAAATGTATGAATCGATGACCGAAAAGGAACTCGAGGAATTCGCCCAGACCAAGCACAAGGGCCTGCCGGAGCATAAGGCCAAACACTAG
- a CDS encoding VOC family protein — translation MLHHVEIYVSNLEKSHAFWASLLGQIGYRQDGRWDSGFTLAHEDDAYLTFVQVAEKHAQRPYHRSGVGLNHLAFRVKDRETVDRLRQHCHDNGASCLYDERYPFANGGSDYYALFVEDPDRIKVEFVATFED, via the coding sequence ATGCTCCATCACGTCGAAATCTATGTCTCCAACCTTGAGAAATCCCATGCCTTCTGGGCGTCCCTGCTCGGGCAGATCGGCTATCGGCAAGACGGTCGGTGGGACAGTGGCTTCACCCTCGCGCATGAGGACGATGCCTATCTCACCTTCGTGCAGGTGGCGGAGAAACACGCGCAGCGGCCCTATCATCGATCGGGCGTCGGACTGAACCATTTGGCATTTCGTGTGAAGGACCGTGAGACGGTCGACAGGCTGAGGCAGCACTGCCACGACAACGGCGCCTCCTGCCTCTATGACGAGCGCTATCCTTTCGCCAATGGCGGCAGCGACTATTACGCGCTGTTCGTCGAGGACCCGGACCGGATCAAGGTCGAGTTCGTCGCGACCTTTGAAGACTGA
- a CDS encoding NADP-dependent isocitrate dehydrogenase: MAKIKVAKPVVELDGDEMTRIIWQFIKDKLIHPYLDIDLEYYDLGIEHRDATNDQVTIDAANAINKHGVGVKCATITPDEQRVEEFKLKKMWKSPNGTIRNILGGTIFREPIIMKNVPRLVPGWTKPIIVGRHAFGDQYKATDFKFPGKGKLSIKFVGDDGQVIEHDVFDAPGAGVAMAMYNLDESIREFARASLNYGLLRNYPVYLSTKNTILKAYDGRFKDIFQDVYEKEFEAEFKARKLWYEHRLIDDMVASSLKWSGGYVWACKNYDGDVQSDTVAQGFGSLGLMTSVLMTPDGKTVEAEAAHGTVTRHYRQHQKGEETSTNSIASIFAWTRGLAHRAKLDDNAELKRFAETLERVCIQTVESGFMTKDLSLLIGPDQPWLSTTGFLDKIDENLQKAMG, translated from the coding sequence ATGGCGAAGATCAAGGTGGCCAAGCCCGTCGTCGAGCTCGACGGCGATGAGATGACCCGCATCATCTGGCAGTTCATCAAGGACAAGCTGATCCACCCCTATCTCGACATCGACCTGGAATATTACGACCTCGGCATCGAGCACCGCGACGCCACCAACGACCAGGTGACGATCGACGCCGCCAACGCCATCAACAAGCACGGCGTCGGCGTTAAATGCGCGACCATTACGCCCGACGAACAGCGCGTCGAAGAGTTCAAGCTCAAGAAGATGTGGAAGTCGCCCAACGGCACGATCCGCAACATCCTCGGCGGGACCATCTTCCGCGAGCCGATCATCATGAAGAACGTCCCGCGCCTGGTGCCGGGCTGGACCAAGCCGATCATCGTCGGCCGTCACGCCTTCGGCGACCAATACAAGGCGACCGATTTCAAATTCCCGGGCAAGGGCAAGCTGTCGATCAAGTTCGTCGGCGACGACGGCCAGGTGATCGAGCACGACGTGTTCGACGCGCCGGGCGCCGGCGTGGCGATGGCCATGTACAACCTCGACGAGTCGATCCGCGAATTCGCCCGCGCCTCGCTGAACTACGGCCTGCTGCGCAACTATCCGGTCTATCTGTCGACCAAGAACACCATCCTCAAGGCCTATGATGGCCGCTTCAAGGACATCTTCCAGGATGTCTACGAGAAGGAATTCGAGGCCGAGTTCAAGGCGCGCAAGCTCTGGTACGAACACCGCCTCATCGACGACATGGTGGCCTCGAGCCTGAAGTGGTCGGGCGGCTACGTCTGGGCATGCAAGAACTACGACGGCGACGTGCAGTCGGACACCGTGGCGCAGGGCTTCGGCTCGCTCGGCCTGATGACCTCGGTGCTGATGACGCCTGACGGCAAGACCGTGGAAGCGGAAGCCGCCCACGGCACCGTGACGCGCCACTACCGCCAGCACCAGAAGGGCGAAGAAACCTCGACCAACTCGATCGCATCGATCTTCGCCTGGACCCGCGGTCTGGCCCACCGCGCCAAGCTCGACGACAACGCCGAGCTGAAGCGCTTCGCCGAAACGCTGGAGCGCGTCTGCATCCAGACCGTCGAAAGCGGCTTCATGACCAAGGATCTGTCGCTGCTGATCGGCCCCGACCAGCCCTGGCTGTCGACCACCGGCTTCCTCGACAAGATCGACGAGAACCTGCAGAAGGCGATGGGCTGA
- the ttcA gene encoding tRNA 2-thiocytidine(32) synthetase TtcA, producing MGIHEQDALAEPEEVNFPLYRDAPSSVEFNKLRKRLLRQARQAIEDYAMAKPGERWLVALSGGKDSYGLLAVLLDLKWRGLLPVELLACNLDQGQPNFPKNVLPDYLDANGIAHRIEYRDTYSIVTDKISEGSTYCSLCSRLRRGHLYRIAREEGCSSLVLGHHREDILETFFMNLFHGGRLAAMPPKLLNDEGDVMVLRPLAFCAEADMAKFADAMKFPIIPCDLCGSQEGLQRNAMKAMLDDIERKMPGRKDTMIRALGNVRASHMLDRKLFDFATLSLGGA from the coding sequence ATGGGCATTCACGAACAGGACGCACTGGCCGAGCCGGAAGAGGTGAACTTCCCGCTCTATCGCGATGCTCCCTCGTCGGTGGAATTCAACAAGCTGCGGAAGCGGCTGCTACGGCAGGCGCGCCAGGCCATAGAAGATTACGCCATGGCAAAGCCGGGCGAACGCTGGCTGGTGGCCCTGTCGGGCGGCAAGGACTCTTACGGCCTGCTCGCTGTCCTGCTTGACCTCAAATGGCGCGGCCTGCTGCCGGTCGAACTGCTTGCCTGCAATCTCGACCAGGGCCAGCCGAATTTCCCGAAGAACGTGCTGCCCGACTATCTCGACGCCAACGGCATCGCTCACCGCATCGAGTATCGCGACACCTATTCGATCGTCACCGACAAGATTTCGGAGGGCAGCACCTATTGTTCGCTGTGCTCCAGGCTGAGGCGCGGCCATCTCTATCGCATCGCGCGCGAGGAGGGCTGCTCGTCGCTGGTGCTCGGCCATCACCGCGAGGACATCCTCGAGACCTTCTTCATGAACCTGTTCCATGGCGGCCGTCTCGCCGCCATGCCGCCCAAGCTGCTCAACGATGAGGGCGACGTCATGGTGCTTCGGCCGCTCGCCTTCTGCGCCGAGGCCGACATGGCGAAGTTCGCCGACGCCATGAAGTTCCCGATCATTCCCTGCGACCTCTGCGGCAGCCAGGAGGGCCTTCAGCGCAACGCCATGAAGGCGATGCTCGACGACATCGAACGCAAGATGCCGGGCCGCAAGGACACCATGATTCGCGCGCTCGGCAATGTCAGGGCCTCACATATGCTCGACCGCAAACTCTTCGACTTTGCTACGCTGTCCCTGGGCGGCGCCTGA
- a CDS encoding helix-turn-helix domain-containing protein codes for MNASTKPVGQNAGTDTLVPLLHTTPGFASDGRNCPIREVLDRVGDTWSILVIINLQEQPVRFNALKRSIEGISQRMLTVTLRSLERDGLVRRTVRPTTPPEVEYGLTELGQSIAVPIGALGSWAAANRDQMRGAREAFDQAS; via the coding sequence ATGAACGCCTCGACCAAACCTGTCGGGCAAAACGCCGGCACCGACACGCTGGTTCCGCTGCTGCACACCACGCCGGGTTTCGCCAGCGATGGGCGCAATTGTCCGATCCGTGAAGTACTCGACCGTGTCGGCGACACCTGGAGCATCCTGGTCATCATCAATCTCCAGGAGCAGCCGGTGCGCTTCAATGCGCTGAAGCGCTCGATCGAGGGCATCTCCCAGCGCATGCTGACGGTGACCTTGCGCTCGCTCGAGCGTGATGGCCTGGTGCGCCGAACCGTGCGCCCGACCACCCCGCCCGAGGTGGAATACGGCCTCACCGAGCTTGGCCAGTCGATCGCCGTGCCCATCGGCGCGCTCGGCAGCTGGGCCGCCGCCAACCGCGACCAGATGCGCGGCGCCCGCGAAGCCTTCGATCAGGCAAGCTGA
- the murI gene encoding glutamate racemase, with protein sequence MTDRPILMFDSGIGGLTVLREARVLMPDRRFVYVADDAAFPYGNWEEPALKERILSLFAELLERFKPELSVIPCNTASTLVIEAIRERFPGHSFVGTVPAIKPAAERTRSGHVSVLATPGTVKRQYTRDLITQWASKCHVRLVGSHRLAELAEIYMREGFVDEQAVAEEIAPCFVEQDGRRTDIVVLACTHYPFLVNRMRKTAPWPVDWIDPAEAIARRAQSLLKPREGSLRDEAPGFGRDIAIFTSGKPHFATVRLIQGFGLSLA encoded by the coding sequence ATGACTGACCGCCCGATCCTGATGTTCGATTCGGGCATCGGTGGATTGACCGTGCTGCGCGAGGCGCGCGTGCTGATGCCTGATCGGCGCTTCGTCTATGTCGCGGACGATGCCGCCTTTCCTTATGGCAATTGGGAGGAGCCGGCGCTGAAGGAGCGCATCCTCAGTCTGTTCGCCGAACTGCTCGAACGCTTCAAGCCGGAGCTGTCGGTCATCCCGTGCAACACGGCCTCGACACTGGTCATCGAGGCGATCCGCGAGCGCTTTCCCGGGCATTCCTTCGTCGGCACGGTACCGGCGATCAAACCCGCGGCGGAGCGCACGCGCTCGGGCCATGTTTCGGTGCTGGCGACGCCCGGCACGGTGAAACGGCAATACACCCGCGACCTCATCACCCAATGGGCATCGAAATGCCATGTCCGCCTCGTCGGAAGCCATCGGCTGGCCGAACTCGCCGAGATCTACATGCGCGAGGGCTTCGTTGACGAGCAGGCGGTGGCGGAAGAAATCGCCCCGTGCTTCGTCGAGCAGGACGGGCGGCGCACCGACATCGTGGTGCTCGCCTGCACGCACTATCCCTTCCTGGTCAACCGCATGCGCAAGACCGCACCCTGGCCGGTCGACTGGATCGATCCGGCCGAGGCCATCGCCCGCCGCGCCCAGTCGCTGCTCAAGCCGAGGGAAGGCTCGTTGCGGGATGAGGCACCGGGCTTCGGCCGCGACATTGCCATTTTCACCTCGGGCAAGCCGCATTTCGCAACGGTGCGGCTGATACAGGGCTTCGGGCTCAGCCTGGCCTGA
- the rpsD gene encoding 30S ribosomal protein S4, which yields MSKRESAKYKIDRRLGENIWGRPKSPVNKREYGPGQHGQRRKGKLSDFGLQLRAKQKLKGHYGDVSEKQFRKTYEEANRRKGDTSENLIGLLESRLDAVVYRAKFVPTIFAARQFVNHGHVNVNGKRTNISSYRCKAGDVIEVREKSKQLVIVLEAVALAERDVPDYIEVDHNKMVATFARVPGLSDVPFAVQMEPNLVVEFYSR from the coding sequence ATGAGCAAGCGCGAATCCGCTAAGTACAAAATTGATCGCCGTCTTGGCGAGAACATCTGGGGCCGTCCGAAGTCCCCGGTCAACAAGCGTGAATACGGCCCCGGCCAGCACGGTCAGCGTCGCAAGGGCAAGCTCTCGGACTTCGGTCTGCAGCTGCGCGCCAAGCAGAAGCTGAAGGGTCACTACGGTGACGTGTCGGAAAAGCAGTTCCGCAAGACCTACGAAGAGGCCAACCGCCGCAAGGGCGACACCTCTGAGAACCTGATCGGCCTGCTCGAGTCGCGTCTGGATGCGGTCGTCTACCGCGCCAAGTTCGTGCCGACCATTTTCGCGGCCCGTCAGTTCGTCAACCACGGCCACGTCAACGTCAACGGCAAGCGCACCAACATCTCGTCCTACCGCTGCAAGGCTGGCGACGTGATCGAAGTCCGCGAGAAGTCGAAGCAGCTGGTTATCGTTCTCGAGGCCGTCGCTCTCGCCGAGCGTGACGTTCCCGACTACATCGAAGTCGACCACAACAAGATGGTCGCCACCTTCGCTCGCGTTCCCGGCCTGTCGGACGTTCCGTTCGCAGTCCAGATGGAACCGAACCTCGTCGTCGAATTCTATTCGCGCTAA
- a CDS encoding cupredoxin domain-containing protein, which translates to MLLSRTTFAILATGLLVASGGLSHAATDATSFTITIKDHRFKPQSVTVPAGKEFDLVVVNDDPTAEEFESNDFHVEKVVAGGKQITLHVGPLSAGSYGFFGDRHKETALGNLFAE; encoded by the coding sequence ATGCTCCTTTCCCGCACAACATTCGCAATCCTCGCAACGGGGCTGCTCGTCGCTTCCGGCGGCCTCTCGCATGCCGCAACCGATGCAACTTCGTTCACGATCACCATCAAGGACCACCGCTTCAAGCCGCAGAGCGTGACAGTTCCCGCCGGAAAGGAATTCGACCTTGTGGTCGTCAACGACGATCCGACGGCGGAGGAATTCGAAAGCAACGACTTCCATGTCGAGAAGGTCGTGGCCGGCGGCAAGCAGATCACGCTGCATGTCGGACCACTGTCGGCCGGAAGCTACGGCTTCTTCGGTGACAGGCACAAGGAAACCGCGCTCGGCAATCTGTTTGCGGAGTGA
- a CDS encoding multidrug effflux MFS transporter: MEPKNTDDVIDALFPLPRWEFIAICAALMAVNALAIDIMLPALQQIGASLGVESENHRQFVITAYVAGMGLALLFYGPASDRFGRRGPLLFGLSIYILAAFAAAFAPSFEILLVLRFIQGIGAASTRVIAISIVRDRYGGRQMAEIMSLVFMVFMIIPVLAPGIGQLIMLFSEWHMIFVVMSVTALAITAWTALRMPETMHPQDRRPLSLMSIVNGFRIVLTTRVSLFYTLASMIIFGSLLGFINSAQQVYVGIYGLGVWFPLVFAAIAAMMSVSSFLNSRLVIKLGMRRLSHGALLGFTVVSAIWFAWSLTGWVPFPVFVVLFAAAMFQFGWIGSNFNAIAMEPLGHIAGTASSVQSFMQTVGGGLIGAFIGQSFDGTVMPLALGYVSVALLGLVMVLIAERGKLFSAPGAPAKPH; the protein is encoded by the coding sequence ATGGAACCGAAAAACACCGACGACGTGATCGACGCACTGTTTCCCCTTCCGCGCTGGGAATTCATCGCGATCTGCGCCGCACTGATGGCGGTCAACGCGCTTGCCATCGACATCATGCTGCCGGCCTTGCAGCAGATCGGCGCCAGCCTTGGCGTCGAGAGCGAAAACCACCGGCAGTTCGTCATTACCGCCTATGTCGCCGGCATGGGCCTGGCGCTGTTGTTCTACGGACCGGCATCCGATCGTTTCGGCCGGCGCGGCCCGCTGCTGTTCGGCCTCAGCATCTACATTCTCGCGGCCTTCGCCGCGGCGTTTGCACCGTCCTTCGAGATCCTGCTGGTGCTGCGCTTCATCCAGGGTATCGGTGCGGCCTCGACGCGCGTGATCGCCATTTCCATCGTGCGCGACCGTTACGGCGGCCGGCAGATGGCCGAGATCATGTCGCTGGTGTTCATGGTATTCATGATCATCCCGGTTCTTGCACCCGGCATCGGCCAGCTCATCATGCTGTTTTCCGAATGGCACATGATCTTCGTGGTCATGTCGGTGACCGCACTTGCGATCACCGCCTGGACGGCGCTGCGCATGCCCGAGACCATGCATCCGCAGGATCGGCGGCCGCTGAGCCTGATGTCGATCGTCAACGGCTTCCGCATCGTGCTGACGACGCGCGTGTCGCTGTTCTACACGCTGGCCTCGATGATCATCTTCGGGTCGCTGCTTGGCTTCATCAACTCGGCCCAGCAGGTCTATGTCGGCATCTACGGGCTGGGCGTGTGGTTCCCGCTGGTCTTCGCGGCGATCGCAGCGATGATGTCGGTGTCGTCGTTCCTGAACTCGCGCCTGGTGATCAAGCTCGGCATGCGCCGACTGTCGCATGGCGCACTGCTCGGCTTCACGGTCGTGAGCGCCATCTGGTTCGCCTGGTCGCTGACTGGCTGGGTACCCTTCCCCGTCTTCGTGGTGTTGTTTGCGGCGGCAATGTTCCAGTTCGGCTGGATCGGCTCGAACTTCAACGCTATCGCCATGGAGCCGCTTGGCCACATCGCGGGCACGGCGTCGTCGGTGCAGAGCTTCATGCAGACGGTGGGCGGCGGCCTGATCGGCGCCTTCATCGGCCAGTCGTTCGACGGCACGGTGATGCCGCTGGCGCTGGGTTACGTCAGCGTCGCATTGCTGGGTCTGGTGATGGTGCTGATCGCCGAGCGCGGCAAGCTGTTCAGCGCACCGGGAGCTCCGGCAAAGCCGCACTAA
- a CDS encoding RNA methyltransferase, whose protein sequence is MSATEASPSAMPVIILVEPQLGENIGMVARAMANFGLAELRLVNPRDGWPNEKARAAASRADHVVDAVAVFPDLASALADLNFVFATTARERDGFKEVRGPVEAGRALRARSVSGQRTGIMFGRERFGLYNEEVGLADEIVTFPVDPGFSSLNIAQAVLLMSYEWMKSGLESETQTNFSGPEMAPATKQQLQGLFDHLEAALESRGYFRPATKKPKMVDNLRAVLTRAGFHEPELKVLRGVVASLDYFSPKEPRGAGYPERKAKVDNAVHSGSAGGDEDDIPPVGGKGLDND, encoded by the coding sequence ATGTCAGCCACTGAAGCCTCGCCGTCAGCAATGCCCGTCATCATCCTGGTCGAGCCGCAGCTCGGCGAAAACATCGGCATGGTGGCGCGCGCCATGGCCAATTTCGGGCTCGCCGAGCTCAGGCTCGTCAATCCGCGCGATGGTTGGCCGAACGAGAAGGCCCGCGCAGCCGCAAGCCGCGCCGACCATGTCGTCGATGCCGTCGCTGTGTTCCCCGACCTAGCCTCGGCACTCGCCGACCTCAACTTCGTCTTCGCTACCACGGCGCGCGAACGCGACGGCTTCAAGGAAGTCCGCGGCCCGGTCGAGGCGGGCAGGGCGCTCAGGGCGCGCAGCGTTTCGGGCCAGCGCACCGGCATCATGTTCGGGCGCGAGCGTTTCGGCCTCTACAATGAAGAAGTGGGCCTCGCCGACGAGATCGTCACCTTTCCCGTCGATCCCGGCTTTTCTTCGCTCAACATCGCCCAGGCGGTGCTGCTCATGTCCTATGAGTGGATGAAGTCGGGCCTGGAGAGTGAGACCCAGACCAATTTCTCCGGTCCCGAGATGGCGCCCGCCACCAAGCAGCAGCTGCAGGGCTTGTTCGATCATCTCGAAGCGGCGCTCGAATCGCGCGGCTATTTCCGCCCGGCAACCAAGAAGCCCAAGATGGTGGACAATCTGCGCGCCGTCTTGACCCGCGCCGGTTTTCACGAGCCCGAACTCAAGGTGCTGCGCGGTGTTGTGGCCTCGCTCGACTATTTCTCGCCCAAGGAGCCGCGTGGCGCCGGCTACCCGGAGCGCAAGGCGAAGGTCGATAATGCCGTTCATTCCGGCAGCGCAGGCGGTGATGAAGATGACATCCCGCCTGTCGGCGGCAAGGGACTCGACAATGACTGA
- a CDS encoding TfoX/Sxy family protein: MADDLAERIRHAIGEDPNVGEIRMFGGTCFTLNGNMLVGTLKDGALLARVGDEQEPAALAMPGAKRMDFTGREMKGFIMVDAVELDDTALGQWIAMASRFVGPMPPKKKK, encoded by the coding sequence ATGGCCGACGACCTCGCGGAACGCATCAGACATGCCATTGGCGAAGACCCCAATGTCGGCGAAATCAGGATGTTCGGCGGCACCTGCTTCACGCTCAACGGCAACATGCTGGTGGGCACGCTGAAGGATGGCGCATTGCTTGCGCGCGTCGGCGACGAGCAGGAGCCTGCGGCACTTGCCATGCCCGGCGCGAAGCGGATGGATTTCACCGGCCGCGAGATGAAGGGCTTCATCATGGTCGACGCCGTTGAGCTCGACGACACAGCACTCGGGCAATGGATCGCCATGGCTTCGCGCTTTGTCGGACCGATGCCGCCCAAGAAGAAAAAATGA
- a CDS encoding FTR1 family protein produces MLSTFVIVFRETLEAALIVSIVLAASKGIAGRTGWVAGGVVAGLAGAAIVAFFASGLSDLFDGNGTELFNATILLVAVAMLAWHQIWMSAHAAELAGHSRAVGEAVKEGSRPLSALAIICAVAVLREGSETVLFLYGIAIDGEYGLAPMLQGGLLGVGAAALVGTLFYAGLLRVPLKQIFRVTGVIIILLAAGLAAQAAAFLVQAGVLPPLGYDIWNTSEILPQTNAIGFLLHILVGYVARPEGIQIAAYVATILVILSASAMVRRTAA; encoded by the coding sequence ATGCTCTCGACTTTCGTCATTGTCTTTCGCGAGACGCTCGAAGCAGCGCTGATCGTCTCGATCGTTTTGGCGGCTAGCAAAGGCATTGCGGGGCGAACCGGTTGGGTGGCGGGCGGCGTGGTGGCAGGCCTTGCCGGCGCTGCGATCGTCGCCTTCTTCGCCAGCGGCCTGTCGGACCTGTTCGACGGCAACGGCACCGAACTGTTCAACGCCACGATCCTGCTCGTCGCCGTCGCGATGCTTGCCTGGCACCAGATCTGGATGAGCGCCCATGCAGCCGAGCTGGCCGGTCATAGCCGCGCCGTCGGCGAAGCGGTCAAGGAAGGCTCGCGACCGCTGTCGGCGCTGGCGATCATCTGCGCGGTTGCCGTGCTGCGCGAAGGTTCGGAGACGGTGCTGTTTCTCTATGGCATCGCCATCGACGGCGAATATGGCCTGGCACCCATGCTGCAAGGCGGATTGCTCGGCGTAGGTGCGGCGGCACTTGTGGGCACGCTGTTTTATGCCGGGCTGCTGCGCGTGCCGCTGAAGCAGATTTTTCGCGTTACCGGCGTCATAATTATCCTGCTGGCGGCCGGGCTCGCCGCGCAGGCCGCGGCCTTCCTGGTCCAGGCCGGCGTGCTTCCGCCACTCGGCTACGACATCTGGAACACGTCGGAAATCCTGCCGCAGACAAACGCGATCGGCTTCCTGCTGCACATACTGGTCGGCTATGTGGCGCGGCCCGAGGGCATTCAGATCGCCGCTTATGTGGCGACGATACTGGTGATCCTGTCGGCATCGGCGATGGTCAGGCGCACCGCGGCCTAG